Proteins found in one Sorghum bicolor cultivar BTx623 chromosome 1, Sorghum_bicolor_NCBIv3, whole genome shotgun sequence genomic segment:
- the LOC8060499 gene encoding uncharacterized protein LOC8060499 has product MLARIIFCVVVAAAVLAVVLLATVSPLPHHRSGGGHKGAPGQRTFTVYIHPTVSAPAVQQEQQVQERRQEENALVFHHRMTAGPESASRTVGAASGFLLPAGERRAAASVFDTVHLAFDGGAGLSGSLCVETSDEKTRRDGRRRHDGDEEEVLRVVGGTGAFAFARGHAVLRGQRPRPGATAAALLLELSISSAGSLAGTRE; this is encoded by the coding sequence ATgctcgccaggatcatcttctgcgtggtcgtcgccgccgccgtcctcgcCGTCGTCCTCCTCGCCACCGTCTCCCCGCTCCCGCACCACCGGTCCGGCGGCGGCCACAAGGGCGCTCCAGGCCAGCGCACCTTCACGGTGTACATCCACCCcacggtatcggcgccagccgtGCAGCAAGAGCAACAAGTCCAAGAACGCCGGCAGGAAGAGAACGCGCTGGTGTTCCACCACCGGATGACGGCGGGGCCGGAGAGCGCGTCGAGGACCGTCGGCGCGGCCTCTGGGTTTCTGCTCCCTGCGGGCGAGCGGCGCGCCGCGGCGTCGGTGTTCGACACGGTGCACCTGGCGTTCGACGGCGGCGCCGGGCTGTCCGGCAGCCTCTGCGTCGAGACGAGCGACGAGAAGACGCGGCGGGACGGGAGACGACGCCACGACggggacgaggaggaggtgctGCGAGTGGTCGGCGGCACTGGCGCGTTCGCGTTCGCGCGAGGGCATGCCGTCCTACGGGGGCAGCGGCCCCGCCCTGgcgccacggcggcggcgctgcttctTGAGCTAAGCATTTCCTCTGCTGGGAGTTTGGCTGGTACGCGTGAGTGA